From Paenibacillus sp. PvR098:
CTTATCGATATTTTTCATAATACCGTCCCGCACCAGATGGTCATAGCCTTGAGCAAGGCAGGATTCGACCATGTCCAGCAGCAGCTCTTTACTCATCACATACATCTCCATGGAGATGTTATCGGTTCGAAGACGTCCCGAATGATCCTCGATCACCGTCACCTTCCCGTCATCCTTAACGGCCATACGGCGGTGTTTGGCATATTCATCGATATCCGCTTTTGTATAGACAACCGTGACATCGGCGCTCTTCTCCAGATGATAATCCAACACGGCATTATAGTCGATATTACATACCAGATGGCTGCGGGAAATGACCACATATTCCTCACGGCCGCGGTAAAAATAGTCGCGATGACTGTAAAACTGGAACAAATCGCCTCGGGACATTCCAGTGGTTTCATGAAGTATGGCCGGTAAAATAAACAGTCCACCGCGCTTCCGGTCCAAATCCCATTCCTTGCCTGAACCAAGATGGTCCATCAAAGAACGGTATTTGTGCTGCGTGAATACAGCTACATTCTCAATACCCGAGTTCACCATATTCGATAAGGTAAAATCAACCAACCGATATCTCGAACCGAACGGCACCGATGCAACGCAGCGGGAATAGGTCAGCTCCTCCAAATCATCCGGCTCGTTCACCAGATTAACAACGCCCATCATTCGCTTCATGCGAAATCACCCCTTCACCGAAGTACTAGTCATGCTGATGCGCTCGTTACTGCCGATCAAAATAATGTCCTGATCGCCTTCCTCTTCCGGTTTTCCGATGACGCAGCCGCTCTCCACCACCGTTCCTTCACCAATAATCGATTTATAGATCTTGACGTTATTGCCGATTTTGACGTTCGGCATGATGACCGAATCCTTGATCAGACTTCCTTCACCGATTTCCACACCGTAGAACAGCACCGAATGGTCCACTTCTCCGAAGACGCAGCAACCTTCATTGACCAGCGACCTTCGCACCTGTGCCGTCGGCGCCACATACTGCCCGGGTTGAAGCGGGTTAACCGAATAGATTCGCCATTCCCTGTCGTTTAGATTGAATTCGGGTTCGTTCTCCAGCAGATCCATATTGGCTTCCCACAGGCTTTGAATGGTACCGACATCCTTCCAGTACCCTGTAAAAGGATACGCCATCATCCTCATGTTGTCGCGCAGCATGCCGGGAATCACATCTTTGCCGAAATCTTTACTGGACTCCGCATCAGCCTCATCCTTGATCAAGTACTCCTTCAAAACCTGCCAATTGAAGATGTAAATGCCCATCGATGCGAGATTGCTCTTCGGCTCCTTCGGCTTCTCGGCGAATTCGGTAATCCTTTGATCCTCATCTGCGCTCATGATGCCGAAGCGGCTAGCTTCCTCCCATTTAACCTCAATCACGGCAATGGTGGCGTCCGCTCCCTGACGCTTGTGGAAATCCAGCATCAAATCGTAATCCATCTTGTAAATGTGATCTCCCGAAATCACCAGTACATACTCGGGATCGTATTGTTCAACAAACGAAACATTGCGGAAGATCGCGTTCGCGGTACCCTTATACCAATCTCCACCGCTTTGCTCCATATAAGGCGGAAGCACCGTAACTCCGCCATTCTTACGGTCAAGATCCCACGGCGTGCCGATGCCGATATATGTATTCAGCACAAGAGGCTGATACTGCGTCAGCACGCCGACGGTATCGATGCCCGAGTTCGTGCAGTTGCTCAGCGTAAAGTCGATTATCCGATATTTTCCCCCAAAATGTACCGCCGGCTTGGCCAGCTTGTTCGTCAACAACCCGAGACGCCTTCCTTCGCCACCTGCCAGCAGCATGGCAACACATTCTTTTTTACGCATCGGCTCTGCCCCTTCCTCGTTTTGCACTCGAACGCTTCCGCTTGATGTCGAGCGGTTTGAAAATCACGGTCGCCAGCGGCGGCAAACACACATGCAGGCTGTCCGAACGGTCATGCCAAGCGATATTCTCGGTCTTCAGCTTGCCCGAATTCAGCTTGCCGGAGCCTCCATATTCACCCGCATCACTGTTGAACAATTCCACATATTCGCCGGCATAAGGAACGCCGATCCGATAGTTCTCATGGTAGATCGGGGTAAAATTACTCACGATGACAAGCACATCCTCAGGATTGCGGGACATCCGCATAAACGTGGTAACGCTCTGCTTCTGGTCGTGCGGATCGATCCATGCGAACCCTTCGGGCACATGATCGAGCTCCCACAAAGCAGATTCCCTTACATACAGGTGATTGAGATCCCGGACGTAGCGGCGCATGCTAAGGTGGCTGTCATAGCCGAGCAACTCCCAATCGAGGTCTTCTAAATCTTTCCACTCGTCGAATTGACCAAATTCACCTCCCATGAAAAGCAATTTTTTGCCCGGGTGAGACATCATGTAGCCGTACAGCAACCGCAGATTGGCGAACTTCTGCCAGTAATCACCGGGCATTTTGTTCAGCAGCGATTTCTTGCCGTGCACTACTTCGTCATGAGATAGCGGCAGCACATAATTCTCAGAGAAAGTGTACATAAAGCTGAACGTCAGCAATTGATGGTTGCCACCCCGGAAGTACGGATCCATCTCCATGTACTTCAACATATCGTTCATCCAACCCATGTTCCACTTATAGTTAAAACCAAGCCCACCCTCATGCACAGGAGCCGTTACAAGCGGCCAGGAGGTGGAATCCTCGGCCATCATTAACGCATGCGGATTATAGGCGAAGACGGTATGGTTTAATTTTTTAATGAATTCGATCGCTTCAGGGTTCTCGTCCCCTCCATGGGCATTCTTCACCCACATTTCGCACGGTTTGCCGAAGTTGAGGTACAGGATACTGGCCACAGCATCCACTCTCAGGCCATCTATGTGATACACATCCATCCAGAACAAGGCGTTCGAGATGAGATAGCTGACGACCTCCGGCTTCGAGAAATCAAAGGAGAGGGTCCCCCACTCCGGCTTTTCGGCGCGTGCAGGGTCACTGTATTCATAAAGCGGCTCTCCATCGAATTGGCGAAGGCCATGGTCATCCTTCACGAAGTGACCCGGAACCCAGTCCATGATCACCCCGAGTCCTGCTTGATGGCAGCGATCAACGAAGTACATGAAATCCTTCGGTTTTCCGAAGCGACTCGTCACCGAATAGTATCCCGTTGCTTGATAACCCCAAGACCGATCATATGGATGCTCAGCCAGCGGCAGCAGCTCGATGTGGGTATAGCCCATTTCTTTGACGTAATCGACAAGCTCTTCGGCCAGTTCGCGATATGTATAGTAGCCACCGTCCTGCTTCTTCTTCCATGTACCCAAGTGTACCTCATAGATGTTCATCGGAGAATGAAGGGCCGAGACCGTTTTTTTTCTTTCACGCCATGCCTGATCCGCCCACTCGTACCCTTCGAGGGAAGCGATACGGGATGCGGTTCCCGGCTTCACTTCTGACCAGAATGCGTATGGGTCGGCTTTTTGCAGCATCGTCCCTTCCGCGGTGACAATTTCGTACTTGTAATAATCCCCTTCATTGGCAGCAGGAACGAATAAAGACCATACGCCCCATGTGCTGATTTTTTGCATGATGTGCTTGGAGCTGTCCCAAAAATTAAAATCGCCAATCACTCTTACCTCTCGAGCATGCGGCGCCCACACAGCGAAGCGTACCCCAGTAATTCCATCCTGCATCGTCAAATGGGCTCCGAGCATGCGATAGCTCCGAAATAAATTACCCTCATGGAATAAATACAAATCCTCCGGACCGGGGATTAAGCTCATCACTATTCATACATCCCCTTTCGAGTGGTTTGTGTCCTATTACACAAATACTACACTTTTGAATAAAATCCTTTCAGGCTTTTGCAAATTATTCATTAATTATATGAAATTGGAAGGCTCTGTTTGCAGAAAAAGGAATTCTCCAGCCCCTGTGGAATTCATTAGCATACTTAGTCCTTGAGAGGATGGAATAGATCATGAACGACAAGCTAAAGGCTTGATGCTCGGCATGTGACTGGGCGTCATGCTTACCGGTTCGGTCGCTTACGCAAGCGGAACCCAAATTGAAGTATATTTCAACAAGCTCAAATATATGTTTGACGGTATAGAAAAAAAACCGACTGCCGAACAGGGGGAAGGATTCATCTATAATGGCACCACGTATGTGCCCGTAGAATCGTCTGTAAACGAACAGTACGTATGGCTGAAGCAGCAGTTCGGTGCCGAAGAACTGGAAGAGCTGCTGAGCAAGGAAGGTTTGAGCGTTCAAGACCTTCGGCATTATCTTATACAAGTCATCGGCGCAGAGAAGTATCTGATGGCGGAAGCCTCTGACGAAAAGTTAAAACCCGTTTACGATGCCAAGCTGGCAGCATATCCGGCTGAATTTGTAAGAGCAACCGTAAGGCATATCCTGATCGGCTTCGAGGATGCCGCAGGCCAAGCACGAACCAAGGAAGAAGCGAAGAAGAAAGCACTGGAAATTCAATCCAAGCTTAAGAATGGTGAAGATTTTGCCACCCTCGCAAGGCAATTTTCGGAAGATGCAGGATCCAAAGAGGAAGGCGGACTTTATGATAACGAATTCGTCTCGATTTGGGTCGAGCCGTTCAAAAACGCGGTCTTGGAGCTCCAATTGAACCACTTGAGTGACCCCGTGGAAACCGATTACGGATATCATGTCATCCGTGTGGAAGGCCGGTCCACCCTCACGTTCGAGCAAGTAAAAAAAGAGCTGAAATATGAGTTTGTAAATCAAGCCTACGAGACGTTCATGAACAGTGAACTCCCTAAGCTCATTGAGAGATTCGACCTCCGTAAAGAGTAATTCGTAGAAGGATCGGGCCCGAGAAAGGTGCCGGTCCTTTCCTTTTTCGCCACCCGATGGATTCGGCCGCCCGAATCGTGTAGAATGTGGTAAGGATAACGGCTTCGGCCGCTTCAGCAATAGAACAAGGACAAAGGATGGTCGCTATTTATGTATGCAGCACAAGATTGGAAAGATTACGAGCTTATCGATACCGGCGGCGGTGAAAAGCTGGAACGGTGGGGCAGCATTGTTCTAAGACGTCCCGACCCGCAAATTATATGGCCATTTTCCAAGGAAGCCGGTATTTGGCGGAGTGCGGACGCTCACTATCACCGCAGTTCCAGCGGCGGCGGCGGCTGGGATTACAATAAGGACATTCCCGAGCGCTGGACGATTTCTTATCAAGGACTTTCCTTTCACATCAAACCTACGAGCTTCAAGCACACCGGGTTATTTCCCGAGCAAGCGGTAAACTGGAGCTGGATGATGGATAAGATCCGCAGCGCCGACAGACCGATTCGCGTCTTGAATTTATTTGCCTATACCGGTGGCGCGTCGGTCGCGTGCGCTTCAGCAGGGGCTGAAGTATGTCATGTCGACGCATCCAAAGGCGTCGTGCAGTGGGCTAAAGAAAATTTAGAGCTCTCCGGCCTCGGCCAGCGTCCGGTTCGCTTCATCACCGATGACGTATTCAAGTTCGTGCAGCGGGAACAGCGGCGAGGAAGCAAATACGACGCCATCATCATGGATCCTCCTTCATATGGTCGGGGTCCAAACGGCGAGACATGGAAGCTCGAAACGAACCTTTACCCTTTTGTAGAAACATGCATGAGCATATTGACGGACAAGCCATTGTTTTTCCTGATCAATTCTTACACGACAGGCATCTCGGCTACCGTGCTCAATAACATTTTGACGCTATCTCTCGGACGTACATACGGAGGAACAATATCCTGTGGAGAGATTGGCCTGCCGATTACAGCCTCCAAGCTTACGCTTCCTTGCGGTATTCTGGGGCGTTGGGAGGCGTAACGAATGTCCGGCGCTTCTCATCCCATTCACGTGCTGTACGAAGATAATCATGTTATCGTTGTGATCAAGCCGCCGAACGTACCTACTCAGGAGGATGATTCCAGGGATCCCGATATGCTCACGCTGATTAAGGCCGATCTGAAGGAGCGTCATCAAAAGCCCGGCAACGTGTTCCTCGGGCTGGTCCACCGGCTGGACCGTCCGGTCGGCGGCGTCATGGTATTCGCCAAAACCTCCAAAGCGGCGTCGCGGCTCTCCGATGCGGTTCGCACACGCTCTATCCGCAAGGAGTATACGGCCGTTCTTCACAATCGTCCTGCTCAACCACAGGGAACGCTAAAGCACCATTTGTTGAAGGATACGAAGACGAATAGGGTAGCTGTCGTTCCTCAGTCGAATCCCGGTGCAAAAGAAGCGATTCTGGACTACCGGGTGCTCGGCCATCAGGACGGGCTGTCACTTGTACAGGTCAAGCTGCACACCGGACGCCCCCACCAAATCCGGGTGCAATTTGCGGAGATTGGCTGTCCTCTGGTTGGCGATCAACGGTACGGAGGCCGCTCGGCCCAGCAGGGACAGCAAATCGCGCTGTGGTCTACTCTGCTCGGCTTCGAGCACCCAGTGACCAAGGAATCCCTGAGCTTTTCTTCCCATCCTCCTAAAGCATATCCCTGGAACTTGTGGCACCTCTGAAAAAAAGGCTGCGAATAAGGTACAAGGAACAACCAAGAGCATCAGACCTCCCGGCCCTCAAGCCATAAGGGAGGTCTTCTCCTTTAATAAGCATAAACGTTAAGCGTTGGCCACTTTACCGAGCAGATAAATGAGAAGCTGCTGGTTATGTGACGAGATACGGCTGAGATAATTCTGTAAGAATCGTTCACGAATCTGCAAGCCGCGCTCGCACTCCTTTCGCCCCTTATCTGTTACCAATACCCAAACAATACGGCGGTCCTTCTCGTCCCGCTCCCTGAAGATCAATCCGCTTTTCTCCATTCGATCAAGAAGCGTCGTTACCGCTGCCGGCGTCGTCGCCAAAACATCCGTGAAATCCGAGGGCTTCATTTGCTGCTGTCCGGAGAACATCAACAGCTCTAGCACCGTTAGCTGCCCTTCCGTCAAAGTGGGCGCCAACTCTGATTCCATATGCGTTCTGAGATCCTTTGACAATTTCCACCAGAGCTTGGCAAACTCTTGGGTTACCACATTCATCACTCCTGTAGAACCATTTCTTACCTAAATTATAGCATTTGATCCTATATTTTAAAAGGTTAATACCATAAATATTTTAGGACATAAAACGATAAAATCAGGTACCATTTGACGATGTTCAACATATAATGCACAAGGGACGTTCGCCTATCGGCGGAGCTTGTCAATCCGTGTAAACGAGGAGTGAACATTAGTGGAAGCCTGGAAGAAGCAAATCGGAGAAAACGCTTTAAAGAAAGGCATAATTAACGACCCACACTGGCTCGAAAAGCTGGACGATTCGATACCGGTATGGGCCGCATTGCAAATGATGCTGGAGCTGCTCGACAAAGTGGAGCCGAACTACTCCAGTTATGATTAAGGATTAGGTAAACTTGAGAAGCACACTGATACTATCGCTCTTGCTCAGCGGAATAACCTGCTTACCGACAGACTTGCGTTCCTCAATCGGCGCTTGCTCTGTCGAGAAGTCGGCTCTCTCGCCAGTGCTCAATACCGCGGTCACGTCGAACGGTTCTTTCACGACGAATGCACCGCGAATTCCTGTGCCATTCGGCTTCACCCGTTTACCTTCTTTAAATTCAAACGTGAAAATTCCCTTGCCGCCGCGGCCCTGTACGGGATAATCGACCACCAGCGAACGTTTGGCGTAGCCCATGTCGGATACGACCAATACTTCTCCTTCATCCCCGTCCAGCCACTCAGCGGAGACCACTTCGTCGGCTTCCTTCAGTTGAATCCCGCGAACGCCGCCTGCGGCGCGCCCCATCGGGTTGACTTCGTCTTCCTTGAAGCGGATTGCCATCCCGAGCCGCGTCACAAGCAGAAGCTCCTTGGAGCCGCTGCTCAGCTTGACATCCAGCACCGCATCCTGTTCCCCGACCTTGCAAGCTACGATGCCGATGGAGCGGTTCGTTGCGTACTCTTTCAGCTCCGTCCGCTTCACTTGCCCTCTTCGCGTAATGAATACGAGAGATTTGCCCGCCGCTTCGAAGTCCTTCACGGGAAGAACGTGAACGATCCGGTCATCCTTCGGAATCGGGATCACATTCACGATGGCCGTACCGTTTTCCTTCCACTTGTACTCCGGTATTTGATGCACCGGAAGCAGATAGTATTGGCCCTTTTGTGTGAAAATCAGCAGATTCTCCAGTGTATTGACATCAAGCAAGCTGCGAAGGTAATCGCCTTCCTTCAGCCCGGTTTTGTCAATCTCTCCACCGGAACGGATGAAGGAGAGCTTCCCGGTGCGCTTGATGTATCCTTCGTTCGAAAGCGTAACGAATACATCCTCGGCGGTCACCATGACCTCTAGATTTACCTTCAGCTCTTCCACTTCGTCCTGAATATTGGAACGGCGGTTGATGCCGTATTTATCGTGGATTTGTGTAATCTCCTGCTTTATAACGCCCAGAAGCTTTTTCTCGCTCCCTAGAATTCCTTGCAGATACGCTATCGTTTTCTGCACTTCATGGAGCTCTTTCTCCAGCGAATGAATCTCCAAATTCGTCAGACGGTACAACTGCAGTGTCAGAATAGCATCCGCCTGGCGTTCTGTGAAGCCGAATTTTTCTACCAGATTGTTTTGCGCGTCTTGACGGTTCTTCGAGGCTTTGATCGCAGCGATGACCTCGTCCAGGATATTCAGCGCCTTAACCAATCCTTCGAGCACGTGGGCGCGGTCTGCCGCTTTCTCCAGATCGTACTGGGAACGGTGTGTAACCACTTCTTTCTGGTGCTTAATGTAAGCCACCAGCATTTCCCTTAAGCCGAGCTGCTTTGGTGTCTTGTTTACAATCGCAACCATATTAAAGTTGTAAGTGACTTGTAAATCCGTCTTTTTCAGCAAATAGGCTAAAACTCCCTGCGCATCCGCATCCTTCTTCAGATCAACAACGATCCTCAGACCCTGCCGGCCGCTTTCGTCACGGACTTCCGAGATGCCTTCGATTTTTTTCTCCAGGCGGATGTTTTCCATAGCGGTGACAAGTCGGGATTTGACTACTTGATAAGGAATTTCCGTAATAACGATCTGCTGGCGTCCGCCGCGCACCTCTTCGATCGATGTACGCGCCCTTACATAAATGCGGCCCTTACCGGTCCGATACGCATCGCGGATACCCTCCAAGCCCATAATAATACCGCCGGTTGGAAAATCGGGCCCTTTGACGACGCCCATCAAGTCCTCCAGCGTAATGTCCGGTTGGTCGATCAGCGCAATGCAAGCATCGATCACCTCGCGCAGATTGTGCGGAGGAATCTCAGTTGCAAAACCGGATGAGATCCCGCTTACACCATTCACAAGCAGGTTAGGATAACGCGAAGGCAGCACAACCGGCTCCTTCGTCGTATTATCGAAGTTATCTTTGAACTGTACCGTACGCTTTTCAATATCTCGCAGCAGCTCCATCGCGATTTCGGACAGACGCGCTTCCGTATAACGCATCGCAGCAGCCGGATCGTCATCCTGCGAGCCCCAGTTACCATGGCCGTCGACCAGCACATGCCCCATTTTCCAAGGCTGCGCCATGCGCACCATGCCCTCGTAAATCGATGAATCCCCGTGCGGATGGTAGTTACCCATAACGTCACCAACAGTTTTGGCCGATTTGCGGTATGGTTTGTCCGGAGTGTTACCCGCATCGTACATGGAGTAAAGAATCCGCCGCTGAACCGGCTTCAGCCCGTCGCGCACATCCGGAATCGCCCGGTCTTGAATAATGTATTTGGAATACCTGCCGAACCGGTCGCCTACAACTTCTTCCAGAAAGGCCGGTAAAAAGTTTTCGAGTATGCTCACAGAAGGCCCCCCGTCTACCCAGATAATATATTTTCATCATGTCCATATCGTTCCGACTTCACTAAAGCTTTAGTGTTGCGGAGCAATACAGCCGCTTTATTCTTCAAATTCCGTGAAATCCACGTTCTCGATAATCCAGCGCTTGCGCGGGTCCACTTTATCCCCCATCAGCGTAGATACACGACGTTCGGCTTTGGCTGCATCATCAATCTGCACTTGCAGGAGCGTGCGTGTAGCCGGATCCATCGTCGTCTCCCACAGCTGATCGGGATTCATCTCGCCAAGACCTTTGTAACGCTGCAGCTCTAGGTTCTTGCCGAGCTCCTTGATTAATGTCTGAAGTTGCTCATCGGTCCACGCATAGCGCACCGTGCTTGCTTTGCCTGCCTTTTTGGTCACCTTATACAGCGGCGGCTGGGCTAAGTAGACTTTTCCAGCGTCGATTAGCGGCTTCATATAACGATAAAAGAACGTCAACAGCAGCACTTGGATATGTGCGCCGTCCGTGTCAGCATCGGTCATAATGATGATTTTGGCATAATTGCTTTCTGTTACATCGAACTCCGGACCGACTCCTGCTCCGATCGCTGCAATAATGGCCTTATATTCATCGTTTTTCATAATATCGAGAAGCTTGGCTTTTTCCGGATTCATCGGTTTACCTTTCAACGGCAGGATAGCCTGATGCCGGGAATCTCGGCCCTGCTTGGCCGAACCGCCGGCCGAATCGCCCTCGACGATGAACAGCTCGTTGCGAGTGTAATCCTTCGACTGCGCAGGCGTAAGCTTGCCTCCAAGATTGGAGCTTTCACTCTTACCCTTCTTGCCGCTGCGGATTTCCTCACGGGCTTTGCGCGCCGCATCGCGGGCTCTTGCCGATTGAATCGCCTTCTTCATGATCAACTGCGCAACCTGTGGATTCTCCTCCAGGAATACAGCCATTTTGTCGGAAACGACCGAATCGACTGCACTGCGAGCCGAAGAACTCCCGAGCTGGTCTTTCGTCTGACCTACGAATTCGACCTCGCCCATCTTGATGTTAATGACCACCATCATGCCTTCGCGCAGGTCTTGTCCATCCAGATTTTTTTCTTTTTCCTTCAGCATGCCGTTCTTGCGGGCATAGTCGTTCATCACACGAGTGTACGCAGTTTTAAAGCCGGTCTCATGCGTTCCGCCGCCGCGGGTAGGTATGGAGTTCACGAACGAAACAAGCGTTTCGGTGTAGCCGTCGTTGTACTGAAGGGCTACCTCGACCTCGATTTCGTCTTTTTCCTGAGCAAAATGAATCACGTCGTGCAGCACCACTTTGTCTTCATTCAAAAATTGGACGAATTGACTGGCGCCGCCTTCGTATTGGAATGTCTCCTGCTTTCCCGCGCGTTCATCTATCACCGTGACCTTGAGTCCCGAATTCAGGAACGCGATTTCCTGTAAGCGCTCATAAAGCGTATCATAATTGACTGTGATACCGCCTTGAAAAACGCGTTTGTCCGGCTTGAATGTTACCTTCGTGCCGTTTTTACGGGTTGTGCCGGTTACTTCAAGTCCGGTGACCGGTTCCCCGACATGCTCTTTGCCCTGCTTGTCCACCCAGTATTCGAACCGCTGACGGTGAGTTTTGCCTTCGCGGTAAATTTCCACTTCCAGCCACTCGGACAGCGCATTCGTGACGGATGCACCGACGCCGTGTAAACCGCCGGATTTTTTGTACCCTCCGCCTCCGAACTTGCCACCCGCATGTAGAATCGTAAACACCACTTGCGGTGTGGGGATGCCTGTTTTGTGCATGCCGGTCGGTATGCCGCGGCCGTTATCCTGTACCGTCACCGATTGATCCTTATGAATGATGACATCGATCTGCGAACAATATTTGGCCAGATGCTCGTCTACCGCATTGTCCACGATCTCCCAGATCAAGTGATGCAAACCCGATGAGCTAGTGCTGCCGATATACATTCCCGGCCGTTTACGCACCGCCACAAGTCCCTCGAGCACCTGAATATCGTCCGCACCGTAATCCGCCGGCGCTGCTCCATTTCCAAAGATATCTAGTTGTTCCGCCATTGAAGCCTCCTACACACCTTTTGTCTCCATTCAGCTAACATGCATTATAACATTTGAACGGATTAGTTCAATACATCTTTTTTCGTGAACACCACAAAAGATACAAGAACGGATACCAGACCCCATACCGTCAAGACGGCTAAGGAAAACGGCAAATCCATGCCTTTGATGGGCGGAAGTGCACCAGCTAAATAATCGGTAAGCTCCAAATTCACCATGAAAAAATATTTTGCCGTTTCCCACGAGGACACCATGTTGCTCAGAATCGTTCCTGAGATCAGCACCGCCAGCATGATACCCATCCCTGCTGCCGTGCTGCGGAATATTACGGATACCATCAGCGTCATCAAGGCCACAATTAGCGCGGAATACCAGACCAGCCCGAACTGCATGATCAGATATAGCCACTGCTCGACCGGGCGGACTAAAGAGAAATCAACCTCGGTTCCCGACAGCTGAAATCCGAAAAAGACGGGCATATCCCATCCTCCGTAACCGAAGACCGCACCGGATATGAGATACGCAAGCAGTCCGGTCGCAATGACGATAATTGAAGTGAACAATATCAAGGTAATCAGCTTGCTAAGCAGTATTTTCCACCGCCCGACGGGCCTTGTCAGCAGCAGCTTGATCGTTCCGGAGGTGTGTTCGCCTGACACCAAATCGGCTGCAATCACCATCACCATGAGCGGGATGAACAGACCAACCGCATTTTTCACGAACTCTCTTGTAAAGGTTACCCCGTTCGGCGAAGCCGGATTCACATCTTTATCCAAGTAATATTGCGCCAGCATGACTTCGACCCGGCGCCACTGCTTCCACTCCTCAGGCATACGGTTGCTCCCAAGGCTACGTGTATAATCAACAATTTTTTGACGCTGCTCCGCACGCCAGTCGTTTGTTCCAAACTGCTTTAGGTTGTTTTGAGTTACTTTCATCTGTGCGTAGGTAAACATCGGAATGATCGCAGCAAGAATGAGCAGCACGACCAGCAGTCTCTTCTTCATAACGATTTTGATACACTCGTTCTTTACAAGCGGATACAAGCTAACCAATGCGCTCCCCCTCCGTCAGCTTCAAAAATAAATCCTCCAGCGTAGGATTTTTGATCTCAATACCGTACAGCTGCACCCCCGCTTCCACTATGCGCCGCGACAGCTCCGGTATCGCATCGGGATTCAATTGCGTTATGATCCGAGGCACGGGTACTCCTGTACCGGATTGGGCTGCTCCCGGATCTTTGTCCTCATTGGTATTGACCACCACCTCGGGCTCAGCCTTCAAGATATCCAGCGCCCTCTCCACAGGAGTAACGCTCCAAACGACCGTGCTGGTCGACTGGTCCACTAACGCCGACACCTCACCGACCTTAATCACCTCTCCTTGACTGATAATGGCTACGCGGTCGCACATCTGTTGAATTTCGCTAAGCAAATGGCTCGATATAAAAAGACTAAGACCTGAATTCGCCAGCTTCCGGATAAACTCACGCAGCTCCTTGATGCCTTGGGGATCAAGACCGTTGGTGGGCTCGTCCAGGATCAACAGCTTTGGATTGTTCAAGAGCGCTTGAGCAATGCCCAGACGCTGTCTCATCCCAAGAGAATAGGTCTTCACCTTGTCATGAATACGTCGGTCCATCCCGACGATTTCGACGACCTCATAAATCCGTTTCTCAGTAATTCCAGGGAGCATGCGGGCAAAATGTTCCAGGTTCTCCCATCCGCTCAAATACCCGTACAGCTCAGGGTTTTCCACGATACAACCGATGTACTGAAGCGCCTCGTTATGTTCCTTCTGCACATCATAACCGCATATTTGGATTGAGCCTTCCGTAGGACGGATCAAATCGACCAGCATACGGATCGTTGTCGTCTTTCCTGAGCCGTTCGGACCAAGAA
This genomic window contains:
- a CDS encoding RluA family pseudouridine synthase, with protein sequence MSGASHPIHVLYEDNHVIVVIKPPNVPTQEDDSRDPDMLTLIKADLKERHQKPGNVFLGLVHRLDRPVGGVMVFAKTSKAASRLSDAVRTRSIRKEYTAVLHNRPAQPQGTLKHHLLKDTKTNRVAVVPQSNPGAKEAILDYRVLGHQDGLSLVQVKLHTGRPHQIRVQFAEIGCPLVGDQRYGGRSAQQGQQIALWSTLLGFEHPVTKESLSFSSHPPKAYPWNLWHL
- a CDS encoding MarR family transcriptional regulator; its protein translation is MVTQEFAKLWWKLSKDLRTHMESELAPTLTEGQLTVLELLMFSGQQQMKPSDFTDVLATTPAAVTTLLDRMEKSGLIFRERDEKDRRIVWVLVTDKGRKECERGLQIRERFLQNYLSRISSHNQQLLIYLLGKVANA
- the gyrA gene encoding DNA gyrase subunit A, with protein sequence MSILENFLPAFLEEVVGDRFGRYSKYIIQDRAIPDVRDGLKPVQRRILYSMYDAGNTPDKPYRKSAKTVGDVMGNYHPHGDSSIYEGMVRMAQPWKMGHVLVDGHGNWGSQDDDPAAAMRYTEARLSEIAMELLRDIEKRTVQFKDNFDNTTKEPVVLPSRYPNLLVNGVSGISSGFATEIPPHNLREVIDACIALIDQPDITLEDLMGVVKGPDFPTGGIIMGLEGIRDAYRTGKGRIYVRARTSIEEVRGGRQQIVITEIPYQVVKSRLVTAMENIRLEKKIEGISEVRDESGRQGLRIVVDLKKDADAQGVLAYLLKKTDLQVTYNFNMVAIVNKTPKQLGLREMLVAYIKHQKEVVTHRSQYDLEKAADRAHVLEGLVKALNILDEVIAAIKASKNRQDAQNNLVEKFGFTERQADAILTLQLYRLTNLEIHSLEKELHEVQKTIAYLQGILGSEKKLLGVIKQEITQIHDKYGINRRSNIQDEVEELKVNLEVMVTAEDVFVTLSNEGYIKRTGKLSFIRSGGEIDKTGLKEGDYLRSLLDVNTLENLLIFTQKGQYYLLPVHQIPEYKWKENGTAIVNVIPIPKDDRIVHVLPVKDFEAAGKSLVFITRRGQVKRTELKEYATNRSIGIVACKVGEQDAVLDVKLSSGSKELLLVTRLGMAIRFKEDEVNPMGRAAGGVRGIQLKEADEVVSAEWLDGDEGEVLVVSDMGYAKRSLVVDYPVQGRGGKGIFTFEFKEGKRVKPNGTGIRGAFVVKEPFDVTAVLSTGERADFSTEQAPIEERKSVGKQVIPLSKSDSISVLLKFT
- the parE gene encoding DNA topoisomerase IV subunit B, with translation MAEQLDIFGNGAAPADYGADDIQVLEGLVAVRKRPGMYIGSTSSSGLHHLIWEIVDNAVDEHLAKYCSQIDVIIHKDQSVTVQDNGRGIPTGMHKTGIPTPQVVFTILHAGGKFGGGGYKKSGGLHGVGASVTNALSEWLEVEIYREGKTHRQRFEYWVDKQGKEHVGEPVTGLEVTGTTRKNGTKVTFKPDKRVFQGGITVNYDTLYERLQEIAFLNSGLKVTVIDERAGKQETFQYEGGASQFVQFLNEDKVVLHDVIHFAQEKDEIEVEVALQYNDGYTETLVSFVNSIPTRGGGTHETGFKTAYTRVMNDYARKNGMLKEKEKNLDGQDLREGMMVVINIKMGEVEFVGQTKDQLGSSSARSAVDSVVSDKMAVFLEENPQVAQLIMKKAIQSARARDAARKAREEIRSGKKGKSESSNLGGKLTPAQSKDYTRNELFIVEGDSAGGSAKQGRDSRHQAILPLKGKPMNPEKAKLLDIMKNDEYKAIIAAIGAGVGPEFDVTESNYAKIIIMTDADTDGAHIQVLLLTFFYRYMKPLIDAGKVYLAQPPLYKVTKKAGKASTVRYAWTDEQLQTLIKELGKNLELQRYKGLGEMNPDQLWETTMDPATRTLLQVQIDDAAKAERRVSTLMGDKVDPRKRWIIENVDFTEFEE